The genomic stretch GATAATTGAGATCGACCGAACATTATGTAATGGTTGCGGGCTTTGTACATCAGCCTGCGCGGAAGGGGCGCTAAAAATTGACCAGGAAGGTAAGGCGGCACTGGTCAAAGAAATATATTGCGACGGTCTGGGAGCCTGTCTGGACGTCTGCCCGACCGGCGCCTTAAAAGTCGTTAAGAAGGAGAGCGCTCCATATAACGCCGGGCAAACCTACCAGCATGTCCTAAAAGAAAAAGGAAGAGAAGCGGCCGCGTCGGTGCATGGCGCTCACGCGCCTCTTCCCTGCGGCTGCCCCGGAACATTGGCCAAGGAAATATCCAGAGAAAGCCGCCCCCAAACAACAAGCGCCGAGACTTCCGAACTTTCTAATTGGCCGATCCAGCTCCAGCTTGTTTCCCCTCATGCTCCTTACTTTAACGGGTCGGACCTGTTGGTCGCGGCCGATTGCACCGCTTTTTCTCTGGGGAAATTTCACTCCGAACTCCTAAAAGGGAAAAAGCTGGTCATTGCCTGCCCAAAGCTTGACGAGACGAGCGGCTACGCGGAGAAACTGGCCGATATTTTACGCCACAACAAGATCTATTCATTAACGCTGGTTATTATGGAGGTGCCATGCTGTTCCGGGCTCTTTCGCCTGCTCCAAAAAGCGGTCGAATTGTCCGGCGAAAAGATCAACATCAAAAAGATCGTGGTCGGGTTAGACGGCTCAATTAAATAAAAGGGGGAATTATTATGTATTGCGATCAGTGTGAACAAAGCGTAAAGGGTGGTTGCCAGGTCCAGGGGGTTTGCGGTAAAGGTCCGGAAACGTCTGACCTGCAAGACCAATTATTACGCGAGGTCAAAGTCTTAGCCTATTATATTGAAAAGGGAGGAAAGCCTGACGAAGAACTCGACCTGTTTATCGTTGAGGCCCTCTTTTCGACCGTCACCAACGTTAGTTTTGACGACGCCAGGCTAAGAGATCAGATCAAGACCGGCGCCGAATACCTGGCCCGGGTAAAGGGTTCCTTGTCTAAGCCGGTGGCAAACCCGCC from Candidatus Margulisiibacteriota bacterium encodes the following:
- a CDS encoding 4Fe-4S binding protein; translation: MATREIIEIDRTLCNGCGLCTSACAEGALKIDQEGKAALVKEIYCDGLGACLDVCPTGALKVVKKESAPYNAGQTYQHVLKEKGREAAASVHGAHAPLPCGCPGTLAKEISRESRPQTTSAETSELSNWPIQLQLVSPHAPYFNGSDLLVAADCTAFSLGKFHSELLKGKKLVIACPKLDETSGYAEKLADILRHNKIYSLTLVIMEVPCCSGLFRLLQKAVELSGEKINIKKIVVGLDGSIK